The following proteins are encoded in a genomic region of Herminiimonas arsenicoxydans:
- the ruvC gene encoding Crossover junction endodeoxyribonuclease ruvC (Holliday junction nuclease ruvC) (Holliday juction resolvase ruvC) (Evidence 2a : Function of homologous gene experimentally demonstrated in an other organism; PubMedId : 9442895, 1657895, 1885548, 1758493, 1661673; Product type e : enzyme) produces the protein MKILGIDPGLRTTGFGVIEKQGNKLSYIASGTIKTPDADLPQRLKTILVSVAEVIATYKPDCAAIEKVFVNVNPQSTLLLGQARGAAICALVGADLFVAEYTALQVKQAVVGQGKAQKAQVQDMVQRLLKLSGLPGTDAADALGVAICHAHSGEALSMLGALAPELAKKGLRVRGGRLVG, from the coding sequence ATGAAAATTCTCGGCATCGATCCCGGCTTGCGTACTACCGGTTTCGGCGTGATCGAGAAGCAGGGCAACAAGCTCAGCTACATCGCATCGGGCACCATCAAGACGCCCGATGCTGATTTGCCGCAGCGCCTCAAAACCATACTGGTCAGTGTTGCGGAAGTGATTGCAACCTACAAACCGGATTGCGCAGCGATAGAAAAAGTTTTCGTCAACGTCAATCCCCAATCGACTCTCTTACTCGGACAGGCGCGTGGCGCTGCGATTTGCGCATTAGTGGGTGCTGACTTATTTGTGGCCGAGTATACGGCCTTGCAGGTCAAGCAGGCAGTGGTGGGGCAGGGCAAGGCGCAAAAAGCGCAGGTGCAGGATATGGTGCAACGCTTGTTGAAGCTATCCGGTTTGCCCGGCACCGATGCCGCCGATGCGCTGGGTGTGGCGATCTGTCATGCGCATAGCGGTGAAGCCCTGAGCATGCTGGGCGCCCTGGCGCCGGAGCTGGCGAAAAAAGGCTTGCGCGTGCGCGGCGGCCGCCTGGTCGGATAA
- the tyrS gene encoding Tyrosyl-tRNA synthetase (Tyrosine--tRNA ligase) (TyrRS) (Evidence 2a : Function of homologous gene experimentally demonstrated in an other organism; PubMedId : 7517395; Product type e : enzyme) has product MDVSSSSKATLLPLSDAVQEALTVAKRGVEELLIESEFAQKLARSEQSGKPLRIKLGLDPTAPDLHLGHTVVLNKMRQLQDLGHQVIFLIGDFTSMIGDPSGRNITRPPLTKEQISENAKTYFSQASLVLDPARTEIRYNSEWCDPLGARGMIELSAKYTVARILEREDFTKRFQSNTPISLHEFLYPLMQGYDSVALKSDLELGGTDQKFNLLVGRELQKSYGQEQQCILTMPLLEGLDGVEKMSKSKGNYIGITEPGNTMFAKLMSISDVMMWRYYELLSFRSLAEITQFRKDVEGGRNPRDVKVLLAQEIVARFHSVQAAEDALADFVNRSKGGIPDDIPELALSGAPLGIGQLLKQANLCASTSEALRMVEQGGVRIDGAVISDKALKVEAGTVVVQVGKRKFARVTLS; this is encoded by the coding sequence ATGGACGTTTCTTCAAGTAGCAAAGCGACACTATTGCCTCTCTCCGACGCAGTGCAGGAGGCCTTGACGGTCGCCAAACGCGGTGTTGAAGAATTGTTGATCGAGTCCGAGTTTGCACAAAAACTGGCGCGTTCCGAACAAAGCGGTAAGCCTTTGCGCATCAAACTCGGGCTGGACCCTACCGCACCGGATTTGCACCTTGGACACACTGTCGTGTTGAACAAGATGCGGCAGCTGCAAGATCTGGGCCATCAGGTGATCTTTTTGATCGGCGATTTCACCTCGATGATAGGCGACCCGTCCGGCCGCAACATCACGCGTCCGCCCTTGACGAAAGAGCAGATCAGCGAGAACGCAAAAACCTATTTTTCGCAAGCCAGCCTGGTGTTGGACCCGGCGCGCACCGAGATACGTTACAACTCCGAATGGTGCGATCCGCTGGGCGCGCGCGGCATGATCGAGCTGTCGGCCAAATACACGGTGGCGCGGATCCTGGAGCGGGAGGATTTCACCAAGCGTTTTCAGTCGAATACGCCGATTTCGCTGCATGAATTCCTGTACCCGCTGATGCAGGGTTACGACTCGGTGGCACTGAAGTCGGATCTGGAGCTGGGTGGTACCGATCAGAAATTCAATTTGCTGGTCGGCCGCGAATTGCAAAAGAGTTACGGTCAGGAACAGCAATGCATTTTGACCATGCCTTTGCTGGAAGGTCTGGATGGCGTCGAAAAGATGTCCAAATCGAAAGGCAATTACATCGGCATCACCGAACCGGGCAATACAATGTTTGCCAAGCTGATGAGTATTTCAGATGTGATGATGTGGCGTTACTACGAATTGCTGTCTTTCCGTTCACTGGCTGAGATTACGCAGTTCAGGAAGGATGTCGAAGGCGGCCGCAATCCACGCGATGTCAAGGTCTTGCTGGCGCAGGAAATCGTCGCGCGTTTCCATTCGGTGCAGGCGGCAGAAGATGCGCTGGCCGATTTCGTCAATCGCTCCAAGGGCGGTATTCCGGACGACATTCCCGAGCTGGCCTTGAGCGGTGCGCCGCTCGGTATTGGTCAATTGCTGAAACAGGCGAATCTGTGTGCATCGACGTCGGAAGCCTTGCGCATGGTCGAGCAGGGCGGTGTACGCATCGATGGTGCGGTGATCAGCGACAAGGCCTTGAAAGTGGAGGCGGGCACCGTCGTGGTGCAAGTTGGCAAGCGTAAATTTGCACGCGTTACTTTGTCGTAA
- a CDS encoding putative Phosphoglycerate/bisphosphoglycerate mutase (Evidence 3 : Function proposed based on presence of conserved amino acid motif, structural feature or limited homology; Product type pe : putative enzyme), translating to MTEILLIRHGETDWNVEKRLQGHHDIDLNREGVRQVAALGRALLDEPLDAIFSSDLKRALGTAQGIAIPRGMSVQLHKGLRERCFGALEGLLHPEIHARYPDEYAAWKRRDIDANYPPGEFQAETLREFSARAIAAITGLANTPGCRKIAIVTHGGVLDSVYRHARNMGYEHPRDFDVLNASINRVSWDGAHFQILKWADVAHLAHATLDESDNAA from the coding sequence ATGACTGAAATACTGTTGATTCGCCACGGCGAAACCGATTGGAATGTCGAGAAGCGACTGCAGGGGCATCACGACATCGATTTGAATCGTGAAGGCGTGCGGCAAGTTGCGGCGCTGGGCCGTGCCTTGCTGGATGAGCCCCTGGATGCCATTTTTTCCAGCGACTTGAAACGCGCATTGGGAACGGCGCAGGGAATTGCGATACCGCGCGGCATGAGCGTGCAACTGCACAAAGGTTTGCGCGAACGCTGTTTTGGCGCCCTGGAAGGCTTGCTGCATCCGGAAATCCATGCGCGCTATCCGGACGAGTATGCTGCCTGGAAACGACGCGATATCGATGCAAATTATCCACCAGGTGAATTTCAAGCAGAAACGCTGCGTGAATTTTCAGCGCGCGCCATTGCAGCCATTACCGGCCTGGCGAATACGCCGGGCTGCCGGAAAATTGCCATCGTCACGCATGGCGGCGTGCTGGATTCCGTTTATCGTCATGCAAGGAATATGGGTTACGAACATCCTCGCGATTTCGATGTGCTCAATGCCAGTATCAATCGCGTCAGTTGGGATGGCGCGCATTTTCAGATACTGAAATGGGCCGACGTTGCACATCTTGCGCATGCGACGCTGGATGAAAGTGATAACGCCGCATAA
- the purH gene encoding Bifunctional purine biosynthesis protein purH [Includes: Phosphoribosylaminoimidazolecarboxamide formyltransferase (AICAR transformylase); IMP cyclohydrolase (Inosinicase) (IMP synthetase) (ATIC)] (Evidence 2a : Function of homologous gene experimentally demonstrated in an other organism; PubMedId : 2192230, 2687276; Product type e : enzyme): MIKQALISVSDKTGVLDFARALSAMGVNILSTGGTAKLLAENGISVTEVADYTGFPEMLDGRVKTLHPKVHGGILARRDFPEHVAALSKHDIPTIDMVVVNLYPFQQTVARAECSLEDAIENIDIGGPAMLRSSAKNHKDVIVICDPSDYSLVLHELNTNNGEATYETKFALAKKVFAHTAQYDGAITNYFTSLGADKQHATRSSYPATLNLHFEKVQEMRYGENPHQSAAFYRESNPQAGALANYAQLQGKELSYNNIADADAAWECVKTFDEAACVIIKHANPCGVAVGITPFEAYSKALQTDPTSAFGGIIAFNREVDGNAAEAVAKQFVEVLIAPSFTEQAKKIFAAKQNVRLLEIPLGDAVNSHDFKRVGGGLLVQSPDAKNVTLAELKVVSKKQPTPQQLQDLMFAWRVAKFVKSNAIVFCANGMTMGVGAGQMSRIDSARIAAIKAQNAGLSLVGTAVASDAFFPFRDGLDVVVEAGATSVIHPGGSMRDQEVIDAADEHGIVMLLTGTRHFRH, from the coding sequence ATGATCAAACAAGCTCTCATCTCAGTTTCCGACAAAACAGGCGTACTCGATTTTGCGCGCGCCTTGTCCGCCATGGGCGTCAACATTCTGTCGACCGGCGGTACCGCAAAATTGCTGGCGGAAAACGGTATCAGCGTGACGGAAGTTGCCGATTACACCGGCTTCCCGGAAATGCTGGACGGCCGTGTCAAGACGCTGCATCCGAAAGTGCACGGCGGCATTCTGGCGCGCCGTGATTTCCCCGAACATGTTGCCGCGCTGAGCAAACACGATATTCCTACCATCGACATGGTGGTCGTCAACCTGTATCCATTCCAGCAAACTGTGGCACGGGCCGAATGCTCGCTGGAAGACGCAATTGAAAATATTGATATCGGCGGCCCCGCCATGCTGCGTTCGTCCGCCAAGAATCACAAGGATGTGATCGTCATTTGCGACCCTTCCGATTACAGCCTGGTGTTGCATGAGTTGAACACCAACAACGGCGAAGCAACGTACGAAACCAAATTCGCGCTGGCGAAAAAAGTGTTCGCGCATACCGCGCAATACGATGGTGCGATCACCAACTATTTCACTTCGCTGGGTGCGGACAAGCAGCACGCGACGCGCAGTTCCTACCCAGCTACGCTGAACCTGCATTTTGAAAAAGTGCAGGAAATGCGTTACGGCGAAAACCCGCATCAGTCGGCGGCCTTCTATCGCGAAAGCAATCCGCAGGCAGGCGCACTGGCGAACTACGCGCAATTGCAGGGCAAGGAACTGTCGTACAACAATATCGCCGATGCAGATGCTGCATGGGAATGCGTGAAGACTTTCGATGAAGCAGCGTGCGTCATCATCAAGCATGCGAATCCTTGCGGCGTGGCAGTCGGCATTACGCCGTTCGAGGCTTACAGCAAGGCATTGCAAACCGATCCGACCTCAGCCTTTGGCGGCATCATTGCCTTCAATCGCGAAGTCGACGGCAATGCGGCGGAAGCGGTCGCCAAGCAATTTGTCGAAGTGCTGATTGCGCCATCATTTACCGAACAGGCGAAGAAAATATTCGCCGCGAAACAGAACGTCCGTTTGCTGGAAATTCCGCTCGGCGATGCAGTCAACAGTCACGACTTCAAACGCGTAGGCGGAGGCCTGCTGGTGCAATCGCCGGATGCGAAAAACGTGACATTGGCCGAATTGAAAGTCGTCAGCAAGAAGCAGCCGACGCCGCAGCAATTGCAGGATCTGATGTTTGCGTGGCGCGTTGCCAAGTTCGTTAAATCGAATGCGATTGTGTTCTGTGCCAATGGCATGACGATGGGCGTGGGCGCGGGCCAGATGAGTCGCATCGATTCGGCTCGCATCGCAGCGATCAAGGCGCAAAATGCAGGCTTGTCGCTGGTCGGGACCGCCGTTGCGTCGGATGCATTCTTCCCGTTCCGCGATGGTCTGGATGTCGTGGTTGAGGCCGGTGCAACTTCGGTGATCCATCCGGGCGGTTCGATGCGCGATCAGGAAGTCATCGACGCAGCTGACGAACACGGCATCGTGATGCTGCTGACCGGTACACGGCATTTCCGTCATTAA
- the fis gene encoding DNA-binding protein fis (Factor-for-inversion stimulation protein) (HIN recombinational enhancer binding protein) (Evidence 2a : Function of homologous gene experimentally demonstrated in an other organism; PubMedId : 2837762, 1459953, 9811652, 2209559, 1851089; Product type r : regulator) produces MSKDNIQDVVKKSLEKYFRDLGEQMPSNVYEMVVFTVEKPILEAVMERAEGNQSHAADMLGINRNTLRKKLQQHDML; encoded by the coding sequence ATGAGCAAAGATAATATTCAAGACGTCGTCAAGAAAAGCCTGGAAAAATATTTCAGGGATCTGGGCGAGCAAATGCCATCGAATGTTTACGAGATGGTGGTATTTACTGTCGAAAAGCCGATACTGGAAGCCGTCATGGAACGTGCTGAAGGTAATCAGTCGCACGCCGCCGACATGCTGGGCATCAATCGCAACACCCTGCGCAAGAAGTTGCAACAGCACGATATGCTGTAA
- the dusB gene encoding tRNA-dihydrouridine synthase B (Evidence 2a : Function of homologous gene experimentally demonstrated in an other organism; PubMedId : 11983710; Product type e : enzyme), with translation MAGVTDRPFRQLCKQLGAGYAVSEMAASNPRLWATDKSTRRTNHDGEVEPKAVQIAGADPLMLAECAKFNVDRGAQIIDINMGCPVKKVCNSWCGSALLQHESLVAEILQAVVAAVDVPVTLKFRTGWDRAHKNALNIARIAEQSGIAMLTLHGRTRADGYSGEAEYEMIAAVKAAVSIPVVANGDITTPEKAKFVLEATGADAIMIGRAAQGRPWIFREIVHYLRTGTHLPAPLISEVRTLMDEHLRAHYAFYGEYLGVRTARKHIGWYVRELIDGEAFRQQMNRLEDCAQQLAAVNEFFELQLTHGERLQYRPTEEKLAA, from the coding sequence ATGGCAGGGGTGACCGATAGACCGTTTCGTCAGTTGTGCAAGCAACTGGGCGCCGGTTATGCGGTGTCCGAGATGGCGGCTTCCAATCCGCGTTTGTGGGCGACCGACAAATCCACGCGCCGGACGAATCACGATGGCGAAGTGGAACCAAAGGCCGTGCAGATCGCCGGCGCCGATCCGCTGATGCTGGCTGAATGTGCAAAATTCAACGTCGATCGCGGTGCGCAAATCATCGATATCAATATGGGTTGTCCGGTCAAGAAAGTCTGCAACAGCTGGTGCGGTTCAGCCCTGTTGCAGCACGAATCACTGGTGGCGGAGATTCTCCAAGCCGTGGTCGCCGCAGTCGATGTGCCGGTCACGCTGAAGTTTCGTACCGGTTGGGATAGAGCGCACAAGAATGCGTTGAACATTGCACGTATTGCCGAGCAGAGCGGCATTGCGATGTTGACCTTGCACGGCCGCACGCGTGCCGATGGTTACAGTGGTGAAGCAGAGTACGAGATGATTGCCGCGGTCAAGGCAGCGGTATCGATCCCCGTTGTGGCAAACGGTGACATTACGACGCCGGAGAAGGCGAAATTCGTGCTGGAGGCCACGGGTGCTGATGCGATCATGATAGGTCGCGCTGCACAGGGACGGCCGTGGATATTCCGCGAAATCGTGCACTATCTGCGTACCGGCACGCATTTGCCGGCGCCGCTGATTTCTGAAGTACGCACCCTGATGGATGAGCATTTGCGCGCGCACTATGCTTTTTACGGCGAGTATCTGGGCGTACGTACGGCGCGCAAGCACATAGGCTGGTATGTGCGCGAGCTGATAGACGGCGAAGCATTTCGCCAGCAGATGAACCGTCTGGAAGATTGTGCACAGCAACTGGCGGCCGTGAATGAATTTTTTGAGTTGCAGCTGACCCACGGCGAACGGTTACAATATCGTCCGACTGAAGAAAAGTTGGCGGCCTGA
- the ruvA gene encoding Holliday junction DNA helicase ruvA (Evidence 2a : Function of homologous gene experimentally demonstrated in an other organism; PubMedId : 9442895, 10772859, 9493263, 8433990; Product type e : enzyme) has product MIGRLSGVLLEKNPPQLLVDCNGVGYEVNVPMSTFYNLPGLGEKVALLTHLTVREDAHILFGFGTAEERNVFKQLVKITGIGARTALSILSGMSVADLSNAITLQEAGRLTKIPGIGKKTAERLLLELKGKLGADLGAAGGVIHSDATSDILNALLALGYSDKEALLAMKQVPAGTGVSDGIKLALKALSKA; this is encoded by the coding sequence ATGATAGGTCGTCTCTCCGGAGTTTTGCTCGAGAAAAATCCGCCGCAATTACTGGTCGATTGTAATGGTGTCGGTTATGAAGTCAACGTGCCTATGAGCACCTTCTACAATCTGCCCGGCCTGGGTGAAAAAGTCGCCCTGCTGACGCATCTGACGGTGCGCGAAGATGCGCACATTCTGTTCGGCTTCGGCACTGCGGAAGAACGCAATGTGTTCAAGCAGCTGGTCAAGATCACCGGCATAGGCGCACGCACTGCCTTGTCGATTTTGTCCGGCATGTCGGTAGCCGATTTGTCGAATGCCATTACCTTGCAGGAAGCCGGGCGCCTGACCAAGATTCCCGGCATAGGCAAAAAAACTGCCGAACGTCTGCTGCTGGAACTGAAAGGCAAACTCGGCGCCGATCTGGGCGCTGCCGGCGGTGTCATCCACAGCGATGCCACATCCGATATTCTGAATGCACTGCTGGCGCTGGGTTACTCCGACAAGGAAGCGCTGCTGGCGATGAAGCAGGTGCCGGCTGGTACCGGGGTTTCCGACGGCATCAAGCTGGCGCTGAAGGCATTGTCGAAAGCCTGA
- a CDS encoding Putative phospholipid binding protein, possible toluene-induced (Evidence 3 : Function proposed based on presence of conserved amino acid motif, structural feature or limited homology; Product type pe : putative enzyme): MMKLWSDTFKDGAAIPGACAFCVIDPVTHVALSANQNPHLAWSDVPAGTKSLALIVHDPDVPSRGDDVNQEGKTVPADLPRVDFFHWVLVDVPPDTTHIDAASFSDGVTPRGKSGPAISASPIDGAQINPRQGLNDYTGWFAQDAQMAGDYFGYDGPCPPWNDAIVHRYVFTLYALDIARLPLNGKFGGAQARDAVAGHVLAQASLCGWYGLNPAVSPTTK, encoded by the coding sequence ATGATGAAATTATGGAGTGATACTTTCAAGGACGGCGCTGCGATTCCTGGTGCCTGCGCATTTTGCGTGATCGATCCGGTGACGCATGTCGCCTTGTCTGCGAATCAAAATCCGCACCTGGCGTGGAGCGATGTGCCTGCAGGTACAAAATCGCTGGCCCTGATCGTGCACGATCCCGATGTGCCCTCGCGCGGCGACGACGTGAACCAGGAAGGAAAAACAGTGCCCGCCGATTTACCGCGTGTCGATTTCTTTCATTGGGTGCTGGTTGATGTGCCGCCCGACACTACGCATATTGATGCCGCTTCATTCAGCGATGGCGTGACGCCGCGCGGCAAATCCGGCCCGGCGATCAGCGCGTCACCGATAGACGGTGCGCAGATTAATCCACGTCAGGGCCTCAACGATTACACCGGCTGGTTTGCGCAGGATGCGCAGATGGCGGGCGATTATTTTGGTTACGATGGCCCGTGCCCGCCGTGGAACGATGCGATCGTGCATCGTTATGTATTCACCTTGTACGCACTGGATATTGCGCGTCTGCCGCTGAATGGGAAATTTGGCGGTGCGCAAGCACGCGACGCGGTGGCCGGCCATGTGCTGGCGCAGGCCAGCCTCTGTGGATGGTATGGATTGAATCCGGCTGTGTCGCCGACAACGAAATAA
- a CDS encoding Conserved hypothetical protein (Evidence 4 : Homologs of previously reported genes of unknown function), protein MQIWVDADACPSVIKDVLFRVADRLQVQVTLVANKLLRTPPSRFIRAIQVPAGFDVADNEIVRLVQEGDLVITGDIPLAADVLEKGGLPLNPRGEFYTKDTIQQQLTMRTFMDELRSSGVDTGGPAAFSQSDTRNFANQLDRFLTRTGK, encoded by the coding sequence ATGCAAATCTGGGTTGATGCCGACGCCTGTCCCAGTGTGATCAAGGACGTGCTGTTTCGCGTTGCCGACCGGCTGCAAGTGCAGGTCACGCTGGTGGCGAATAAATTATTGCGCACGCCGCCGTCGCGCTTCATCCGTGCGATACAGGTGCCGGCCGGCTTCGATGTGGCCGACAATGAAATCGTACGCCTGGTGCAGGAGGGCGATCTGGTCATTACCGGCGATATCCCGCTGGCTGCCGATGTGCTGGAAAAAGGCGGACTGCCACTGAATCCGCGCGGCGAGTTTTATACCAAAGACACGATTCAGCAACAACTGACGATGCGTACCTTTATGGATGAATTGCGCAGCAGTGGCGTCGACACTGGTGGCCCGGCTGCATTCAGCCAGAGCGACACGCGTAATTTTGCCAACCAGCTGGATCGTTTCCTGACCCGAACAGGAAAGTAA
- the ruvB gene encoding Holliday junction DNA helicase ruvB (Evidence 2a : Function of homologous gene experimentally demonstrated in an other organism; PubMedId : 9442895, 2842314, 8433990; Product type e : enzyme), with amino-acid sequence MSIQTDDFSEQRVIAATPASANEEAIERALRPKQLDEYVGQEKIRGQLEIFITAARQRREALDHTLLFGPPGLGKTTLAHIIAREMGVNLRQTSGPVLERAGDLAALLTNLEANDVLFIDEIHRLSPVVEEILYPALEDYQIDIMIGEGPAARSVRLDLQPFTLVGATTRAGMLTNPLRDRFGIVARLEFYTPLELTRIVTRSSSLLNAPIDEDGAFEIAKRSRGTPRIANRLLRRVRDYAEVKGNGDITKAMADAALVMLDVDPVGFDVMDRKLLEAVLFKFNGGPVGLDNLAAAIGEERDTIEDVLEPYLIQQGFLQRTPRGRIATPVAYAHFGVTAPQTGPNGELWGGQ; translated from the coding sequence ATGAGTATTCAAACCGACGATTTCAGCGAACAACGCGTCATTGCCGCTACGCCCGCTTCCGCCAACGAAGAGGCGATCGAGCGCGCACTGCGCCCCAAACAACTCGATGAATATGTAGGCCAGGAAAAAATCCGCGGCCAGCTGGAGATATTCATTACCGCCGCGCGGCAACGGCGCGAAGCGCTGGACCACACCTTGCTGTTCGGCCCGCCGGGTTTGGGCAAGACCACGCTGGCGCACATCATTGCGCGCGAAATGGGTGTCAATCTGCGCCAGACTTCCGGCCCGGTGCTGGAACGCGCCGGCGATCTGGCCGCGCTGCTGACCAATCTTGAGGCCAATGACGTCTTGTTCATCGACGAGATACATAGGCTGTCGCCGGTGGTCGAAGAAATTTTGTATCCGGCGCTGGAGGACTATCAGATCGACATCATGATAGGCGAAGGTCCGGCGGCGCGTTCGGTGCGGCTCGACCTGCAACCGTTCACATTGGTCGGCGCCACGACGCGTGCCGGCATGCTGACCAACCCTTTGCGCGATCGCTTCGGCATCGTGGCGCGGCTTGAGTTTTATACGCCGCTGGAATTGACCAGGATAGTCACACGCAGCTCGTCATTGTTGAATGCACCTATCGATGAAGATGGTGCATTCGAGATTGCCAAACGCAGTCGCGGCACGCCGCGTATTGCCAATCGCCTGCTGCGCCGCGTGCGCGACTATGCGGAAGTCAAAGGCAATGGCGACATTACCAAGGCTATGGCCGATGCCGCGCTGGTGATGCTGGATGTCGATCCGGTTGGTTTCGATGTAATGGATCGCAAGCTGCTGGAAGCGGTGCTGTTCAAATTCAACGGCGGTCCGGTCGGTCTCGACAATCTGGCTGCCGCAATTGGCGAAGAGCGCGATACCATCGAAGACGTACTGGAGCCATACCTGATTCAACAAGGCTTCCTGCAACGTACACCGCGCGGCCGCATCGCAACGCCGGTAGCCTACGCGCATTTCGGCGTCACGGCGCCGCAAACCGGCCCTAACGGTGAGTTGTGGGGCGGGCAATAA
- the dtd gene encoding D-tyrosyl-tRNA(Tyr) deacylase (Evidence 2a : Function of homologous gene experimentally demonstrated in an other organism; PubMedId : 10383414, 10918062, 11568181; Product type e : enzyme) translates to MIALLQRVTRASVVVNDVTIGAIGAGLMVLLCAERGDTPKEADALLGKLLAYRVFADDAGKMNRSVTDVAGGVLLVPQFTLAADTCSGTRPSFTPAAAPELARSLFDYFVAQAVQRHVQVATGEFGADMQVSLTNDGPVTFWLQVKPAI, encoded by the coding sequence ATGATTGCCTTGTTGCAGCGCGTGACGCGCGCCAGCGTCGTGGTGAACGATGTCACGATAGGCGCCATCGGAGCGGGTTTGATGGTGTTGCTGTGCGCAGAGCGCGGCGACACGCCGAAGGAGGCGGATGCCTTGCTGGGCAAGTTGCTGGCGTATCGCGTGTTTGCCGACGATGCGGGCAAGATGAATCGCAGTGTGACGGATGTTGCCGGCGGTGTGCTGCTGGTGCCGCAATTCACACTGGCTGCCGATACCTGCTCCGGCACGCGCCCGTCTTTCACGCCGGCCGCCGCCCCGGAACTGGCGCGCAGTCTGTTTGATTATTTCGTTGCGCAGGCCGTCCAGCGACATGTGCAGGTTGCGACCGGCGAGTTCGGCGCCGACATGCAGGTATCATTGACCAACGATGGACCGGTGACATTCTGGTTGCAGGTCAAGCCGGCCATTTGA